The Armatimonadota bacterium genome segment CGCTGGCCGGGGTAAGTTGATGGATCGGTGCTCTCATACGGCGCCAGAGAGGAACGAAGTGCGTCATATTTCCAGAATCAACATTCGGCCGTTCTGCATCGCCGCCGTTCTCGGGGTGACCAGCGCGGCCTTCGGCCAAGTGCAGGAGGAGTGGGTCGCGCGCTTCGACGGCGCAGACAACAGTTTCGATTACGCTGCGGCGATTGCGCTGGACAGCGTGGGCAACGTATATGTTACCGGCGATTCCCGGGGCTCCAGCACAGGTATTGACTACGCAACGATCAAGTACGACTCGAATGGAAACCTCCTGTGGGAAAGGCGCTACAACGGCCCAGGGAACGATCGTGATAGAGCAACTGCGCTTGATGTTGACAGCGCGGGCAACGTATATGTTACCGGCGATTCCTGGGGCACTGACACACAAATTGACTTTGCCACGTTGAAGTACGACACTGATGGCAACTTGCTCTGGGAAAGACGCTACAGCGGCCCGGACAACGCCTATGACAGTGCGTCTGCAATTGCAGTAGACGGGACAGGAAACGTGTACGTGACCGGCACGTCGGCCATAGTTTCTGACTTGGATTACATGACGCTGAAGTACGACACTGACGGCAACCTGCTCTGGGAAAGGCGCTACAGCGGTCCGGGAAACGGCTTTGACGGTGCAGTTGCAGTTGCAATTGATGACGCAGGGAACGTGTACGTGACCGGAGAATCGAATGGCTCCGGTTCGAGGGCAGATTATGTGACGATCAAGTACGACACGAACGGAAACATCCTGTGGGAGAAGCGCTACAACGGCCCGAGCAACAGTTTCGACGAAGCCACGGCACTTGTTGTCGACAGCGCTGGCAACGTCTATGTGACTGGCGACTCGTTTGGCGGCATCGACACGGGCGAAGACTATGCGACGATCAAGTACGACACGAACGGAAATCTGCTTTGGGAAAGGCGCTACAACGGTCCGGCCAGCGGCTACGATTCTGCCGCTGCGCTTGCCGTAGACAGTGGTGGCAACGTGTATATCACCGGCAGCAGCTCGGGCTCCGGCACTGCTAAAGACTACACAACGCTGAAGTACGACAGTAACGGAAGCCTACTTTGGGTAAGACGCTACAGCGGGCCCAACAACGGCAACAATGTCGCCACTGCGCTTGCATTGGACACTGCTGGCAACGTGTACATTACCGGAGGGTCACCAAATCTGGCTGGAGACTACGAGTACGCGACGTTGAAGTACAACCCGAACGGCAACCTGCTTTGGGAAATTCGCTTCCACGGCCCGGAAAACATTTCCGATGTAGCCGTTGCGCTTGCTTTGGATAGGGCAGGAAACGTATATGTGACCGGTCATTCGTACAGCTCCGGCACGTTCCAAGACTATGCGACAATCAAGTACTCGCAGTCAGTCGAGGTTTTGCCGGACAGCTACGAGCTGTTCCGCGGGTTCCTGACGGGCGGCGGGCTGGCCGAGCTGCTCGCGAGCGACGACAGCTACTTGACGGTGCAGCCGGGGATCACGCTGAACCAGGCTGAGCGGCAAGTGCAGCTCGTCATCGTCGGCACTTCTCCGACTGAGACGCCGACCGAGCTTCAGATCAGAGTGGAGGCGCACGCCGAGATCAACAACATCGGACAGTGGATCGAGCTTTGGAACTACGACACCAGTTCGTGGGAAGAGGTCGACTTCATGATCGCGACGATGGCGGACTCGATCGTCGAGGTGAGCATCACGACGAATCCGGAGCGCTTCATCGAGGCGGGCACGAAGCAGATGAAGGCGAAGGTCAGCTACAAAGAAGCTGGCATCGTGCTCTCGTTCCCGTGGCTGATCAGCTTCGATGAGACGGTGTGGGTGATCGTTCCTTGATCGCGATGCCTTACTCGCAGTAGCCAGCAGCGGTCGAATGGATCGTGACATCGGGTACCGTTGCCGCGCCCTTCTTCGCGTCATTTGTCTGGCGATCGAGCGCGCAAGAATCTCCATTTGGGGGGAAAGCAGGGATCGGATGCCACTGTGTTCGCGATGTGCGAATCTGTCCGCAGGCTCAAAAAGGGAGACGCTCTTGGAACGGAACTATCGCGGGGCGTGTTACCTACCGTAGACTGGGAAATGGGGTTTGCGTTTCAGCGGCGGTTCTGGCTCGCTCGGTAGCGCTTGGCGATTTCAGTCGGGCGGATACTATGCGACGAAACCGATTACTAGCTTTCACAATCGCCCCGCTCCTGCTGCTCGCGGGATGTGGCGGTGGCAGCGGCACTTCAAGTTTCCAATTCGACCAATTTACGAGCTTCGAATTCAACGAGTTTCCTCCCTTCTCGACTGACTTCACGCTTGGAACGCCGCCAAAGTCGGTCCGCTTCACCGGTGGAAGGACTTTAACTGTAGGTGTACCAAATTTATATCGGACTGGAATCGCGGCGTGGGAGATCAGCGGTGTCTCGACCGTGGCGACTGCCGATTTCGACACCCCGGCTACCGCGTTTGCGTTGTACGCTGCAAATCAGGGCTCTGGCCAGGGGATCATCAGAGTTTACGACGAATCGGACGTGCTCATAGCGACGATTCCAGTTGTGACAGACAACATGATGGATGCTAGCGCACTGATCGTTCGCACGGCGGGAGAGCTTGGCGTGGCTGGTATCGGCAAAGTCACCGTCACGAACACTTCGATCCCCGGCAACCTCAACAAGACTTGGATCGACGACTTTTCGGCGTCTCAGCCGTAACTTTAGCCAGCGGGTGAAGCTGCGAGGGTAAAACAGGATTCTAGTTAGGAACGATACAGGGAAACAATGAACCGATTACTCAAGACCGCGCTGATTACATCACTCAGCGCCGGCTTGGTCATGCCAGCCGCCGCGCAGAGCAACTTCCCAGACGTGCCCGACAACCACTGGGCATACGAGGCGCTGGCCAACCTGAAGGGCTCCGTGCTCTTCGGCTACCCCGACGGCCTCTACCGCCCGTCCCGTCCTATGAGTCGAGCCGAGTTCGCCGTCGCCATCAACAACCTCTATAGCTTGGCTATGGGCAAGATGGCCGGCCTCAGCGATCAGGTCAACGCTCTGGACGCATATGTGAAGAGTCTGAAGACGGGTGCGACCGAGGAGCAGATGGACGAACTGTTCGGGCAGATCAGGGCAATAAGAAGGATTCCCGATATTAAGAGTTTGCGGGCCGACACCGCTTCCTTGATGCGACTCGCCAAGGAGTTCGAGAAGGAGATGGCCTCTTTCGGCGTCGACGTGAACGCAATGCAGCAGGAATTGGAAAACCTCGCCGGCCGGGTAACGCGTTTGGAAGAGCGAAGCAATTCGGTGAACATCAGCGGAGATCTGATCTTCGTGGGGCTGGCTGGACACTCCACGAACGGACTGTGGGGTCTGACCAAAACCGGTCGGATAGCCGGTCGAAAGAACTTCATGTCGGCGGGGATGGATAAGACGTTTCAGATGTACCACAACTTCAATTTCACGTTCAGTGGTCAACCGGATGAGACCACATACTGGAAGGCCTCTCTCAACTCGAGCAACGCCTACAGCTATGACACGCTGCTGGACAACTGGAATCGAGCGATGTTCGGCATGCCGTACGGCGAACCGGAGATCACGAACTTCTGGTTCGACGAAGCAAACATGGCGTTCGACACGAGCATCGCGAATCAGAACGTTGATGTCACAGTCGGCAGATTCTATCACTCCAGCGGCGCTTTCTTCTTGGCTCGGCCGCATTACGCAGAGTTTTACGAGAACCCGCGCGTGAACAACGGCCAGCACGTGTTCGACGGAGTTCGCACCGAGTTTGCTTTTGGAAACACCGATCTAACGATCTTGCTCGCTCGCGTGGATGACCTGAAGTACACGGACGGCAACGACTTCACCAGTCTGACTGGTGAGTCGCTGTTCGGATTAGAACTCGAATTCCAGCTCGGCGCTGACGGTCGGATCAAGGGCGTCCACTACTGGGAGCAGGACAACGACACCGACCAATTTGTCGGTGCTGGCGAAGACCGCATGCGGACGTACGGCGCGCAAATAGACTACTTCCTCGACGACTTCAGCGTCGCCGGTTCGTTTTCGCAAACTGACTATTACTTAGGTGATTCGTCGGTGCTGAGCGACGACAACACCGCTGCCTCTGTCTCTATCAGATACGACGGTGGCGGGACTTGGGGAGCAACAGGCCTGTACAGCATGGTCGAGGGCAACTTCGGAGCCCAGGGGTCTTGGGGTCGTCTCGGACCTTACTTCAATCCAGCGAATATCGACGTGTACGGCGCGGAGGTTTGGTTCGACGTCTCGGATAGGGTCGGCCTTCGCGGCAGTTGGAAGAGGTACAGACCGGCCGACGCTGCTAGCATGGGCGCATTTGGAATCATGATGGGAGATGACCGAATCACAGCGGTGGACGTTGCACTGGACATCGACCTGAACGACCGGCTGTATATGAGCCTGGGATGGGAGAACGCCGACGGCTCGCTGCTTGGCGGCGACCCTGTCGGACTCAATTGGTATTCGGTCGACTTCAACTACGCCATCAACGGCAATGCCGAAATCGCGGTTCACTACCTGTTCAGCGACGGTCGGATGCCGGTTACGTACGGCGGGATCACGAATAAAGAGTGGAGAGGCGGCATTCTAGCGTTTCAAGCGACGCTACGATTCTAGGCCGTACCTGTGTTGAACCCGAAGCGGTGGACGAAGGCTGTTCGCTTGGCCGTGCCCCGCGCCCTGTTACAAATACCGGGTTGGAGCCGATTGGGGCAGCAGTTGGAACGTTTACCTTTTCATATGCATTGAACTTGGCGTCGGATTGCGTCCGTCAATTAAACGATCTTTGTTTTGTTTTGGAGAGGATTGATATGAACCTAAGAACCAGAAAAATCGCGTCAATGGTCGGGCTGTTCGTCGCTGCATCGTCTTCCTCGGCTCAGGTGAACCTTTTCACCAGCTTTGAACCGCCTACAATTCCGTTGGGATCCACGGATTTCACAATAGGCACGCCTCCAGACACGGCGCACTTCACCGGCGGAATTGCCACTTCCATCGGCAACTTTAACGCGTATCGAAGTGGCATAGCCGCGTGGGGCGTCACTACGCCGAACCAAGTCGGAACTTGCGATTTCGACAACCCAGCTTCGATCGTTTCGTTCTGGGCAGTCAATCTCGGGGGTAGCGCGGGCTTCGTGCAGGTGTTCGACAACTCCGACGTACTCATTGCAACCATACCGATCATCGGTACGAACATGATGGTCGACCCGCCGATGACGTTTACGGCCGCCCAATTCGGTGCGACCGGAATCGGCAAGTTTACCATTACGAACGGTCCCGGTCGATTCGATCAGGTTTGGATTGACAACCTCTCTGCTACCGTACAAGCGGAGACGACCTTGGTCTTGCCGGACAGCTTCTCGCTGTTCCGCGGGATTCTGACCGGCGGCGGACTGAGCGATCTGCTTGCCAGCGACGACAGCTGGATGACGGTTTTGCCGGGGATCACGCTGAACCAAGCTGAGCGCCAGGTGCAGCTCATCGTCGTCGGAACTTCTCCGACTGAGACGCCTTCCGAGCTTCGGTTCAGAGTGGAGGCCCACGCCGAAATCAACAACATAGGACAGTGGATCGAGCTGTGGAACTACGACAACAACTCGTACGAACAGGTCGACTTCATGATCGCGACGATGGTGGACTCGATCGTCGAAGTGATCATCACGGTCGATCCAGAGCGGTTCATACAGGCCGGCACGAAGGAGATGAAATCCAAGGTCAGCTACAAGGAAGCTGGCATAGTGCTCTCGTTCCCGTGGCTGATCAGCTTCGATCAGACTGTGTGGACCATCGTCAATTGATCGTGAGGCGCAACGAACGATAGCCAGCGGCGATCGCGCCCAAGACCGGGAAGTTGAAATACGGCGCACAAACTTTGCGGTCTCGGAACCGGAGGGGCCCGCCGCGAAGTATCATTGCGGTATGAAGACGTTCGTTCCGAATCGATTGACAATCCTCATCTGGCTGGCCGCGTTTGCGGCGACCCTCGTCGGTTGCTCCCAGGAAAAAGCCGAGGTTCCAGGTGTCGACCTCGAGACCGGACGCCGCGACAGCCGACCGTCCATGGCAGGCGCAGGAGCAGGTGGCGGGGGCGGAGGTGGAGGCGGAGGTGGCCGCGCGGCCTTCCGGGGTGGTCCAGGATTGCTCGTGCGCGACGACGTACAGGTAGAGCTGTCTCTCAGCGAAGAGCAGATCTCTGCGATCGAAGAGGCGATGCCCGAGGGCGGCGGACAGCAAGACCCCGCAGCAGCCCAGGCGTTGAGAGAAGAAACGGACGCCGATATGCAGGTGATTCTTTCCGCCGGCCAATTCCAGCGTTACCAGGAGATCAGCTTGCAGCGAGAGGGCGTGCGCGCACTTGCCCGCCCGTCGATAGCGGAAAAGCTTGGGCTTTCCGACGACCAGATCAAAACGATCGAGGACGCTATCGAGGCAGCCCGTCCGACTGGTGGACAGGAAGGGTTTGATCGCGAGGCGTTTCTCGCACTTCTAGAGGAGATGAACGAGACGATTCTCGCCACCCTGACTGACGCGCAGATAGCCGAGTGGGAAGCGATGTTGGGCGAGGAATTCGAACTCGCCCGTGGTCAGAGGCCGGGCATGGCGGCAGCGACCGAAGATTAAAGCTAATCGATTCGACGGGGCGTCCCGGCGGTACGAAGCGGCCATGATGATGTTATGAGGATCCACGGCACGATCGGGCTCTTGACCCTCGGATTGGCCGGGGTCACAGCAATAGTCGGCTGCGGAGAGAAGGCTCCGCCGGAGCCCACCGTTCCGATGGGCGCTGCGGCGCCAGAGTTCGGCAGTACGGAAGCACTGTCATCTATATCAGGGTTTATCGATGGGCGATGGTCGCCGGCCTACGAGCTCGACACTGCATTTGCCGAGTTGTTCGGCCTTGACGTTCTGCAAATGGACGAAGTCGACACCAGCCAGTATTGGCAGTTCAAATCGGACGGCACGTTTTTCTACGGCAAACCTGGCCTGCCATCAACCGTCGAGGGCACTTGGAAGGTCGTCGCAGATGCAGTTCGGTTAACGTATGTGTCGTTTAACGGAAAGCCGCTCGCTGAAGTGCGCGAGGAGCTCCAAAAGGGCGCTGAGAAAGGAACCCAAGCCGGGATCGCAAGAGAGCTCGCGCTGAATGGGGCGTTCGATTACTTGCTGCCTCTTGACTACCTCATATTGGCAGAAGACAACAAGCGGTTGATGTTCGCAAACGCAACTACGGGCGCACCGGGTTTGTTTTCGTTCGTGCTCGAGCGACTAGCCGTGGCGGAGTAGCCTCACATCGTGCAAATCCGACCGGCGATTCCCGACGACTACCCGTGCCTCGCTGAAATCCAGCGCGCGTCGGTCGACGCGCTCTTGCGACCTCTGTACGACGGCGATGCAATAGACGTTTGGCTGCAAAGAATCAAACCGGACAAGTTTGTGCGTGCGGTTGATCAGGGCGAGGTTATCCTGCTTGCCGAAGAAAACCGCCGGCCGATGGGGTTCGTGTCGTACTGCTCACAGGGTGAACTACTTGGCATGTGGTACGTCCACGCGCAGCACACGGATAGAGGCGTCGGCCGTGCTCTTCTTGAGGCGGCAGAACAGGCGCTGCGAGAGGCAGGGTGCAACGAAGCTTTCACCGAGGCCTCGATCTATGCAAAGCCTGTGTTCCAGGCGCTAGGTTGGACTGCGATCGACGAGTACGAAAAGCCTGCGTTCGGCAGTCAGTTTCGCGTAACGCGGATGACCAAGTCGCTTACGGAAACCGCTTAAACGTTCGGTCGCACGTTTGGCCCGAAGTTGGCTGTGTAGTAGTCCAGCAAGTGAGAGCCCGGCTCGACGACTTTGTCGATCTTCTCGAGCAGGTCGGGCTCCAAGACCGTTTGGCAAGCCTTGACCGACTCGTTTAGCTGACTCACAGTCCGAGCGCCGATGATCGGCACCGTAATCCCCGGCTGACTGGTAACCCACGCGAGCGATAGGGTAGCGAGCGACATGTCCGCGCTGTCAGCTATCCTCTTCAACCGCTTGACCAACTTCGTCGTCGTCGCGTTCACGCGGCCGGCCGGATCGGACTTCACGTAGCGGGCCTTCCGCGGCTTCCTGTCCAGGTACTTGCCGCTGAGCTGTCCGCCAGCCAGCGGCGACCACGGGATCACGGCCCAATCGTACGTGCGGCAGAACGGCAGCAGCTCCCGCTCAATTCGGCGATCGAGCAGGTTGAACGGCGGCTGTTCGCTCACGAATCCGTTGATCCCGAGGCACTTTGCCACGTACTGCGCCTCGGCGAGCTGCCACCCGGCGAAGGTCGAGCAGCCGATGTAGCGCACCTTGCCGGATTTGACGAGATCGTCGAGCGCCCGCAGAGACTCGTCGATCGGGATCGAGGGCTGCGGCCTGTGCAGTTGGTACAGGTCGATGTAGTCCGTGCCCAGACGCTTGAGCGAAGCGTGGCATGCCTCGATGATGTGCCGGCGCGAGTTGCCCCAGGCGTTCGGGTCGGTGTCGTGCATCTTGGCGTGGCACTTAGTGGCGATCACGAGCCTGTCGCGCTTCCCTTTCATCCACTTGCCGAGGATCTTCTCGCTGATGCCGCGCGCATAGATATCGGCACAGTCGAAGAAGTTGATCCCAAGCTCGTATGCTCGGTCGGCGACCTTGAACGCCTCGGTTTGCGTCGATCCCCAATCATCGGGCTCCCAACCGAACGTCATGGTGCCGAGGCACGGGTTGCTGACCTGGACGCCCGTGCGCCCGAGACTGCGATATTCCATATGCCGAGCGGTTTACCCGATCAGCCTCAAGGCTGGGCGATAATGCGAAACCACACGAGCCCCACAATGTTCGCCAGAAAACATACAGACCCCAAAACGATCCCCGCGATAGCGTGCCCTTTCCCGAACACGGCAGGGTTCTCGTCATAAACGCGCAACCCCTTGAACCCTAGCACGATCGCCACAGGCCCGGTAAGTAGTCCGAGGCACGGAATGAGTGATGCGACACCTGTGTAGTATGCCAAGAGCGCATTCGGGTTGCCCGAAGGAATCAGCGCGCTACCTTTGCTCCGGGCCGCGACGACCGGTTCTGGCACCTTTGAGAAGTCAGTACCCGAGTAGACCGACCGCAGTTCGCCCATCTGGCCCGCCACGGTGACGACGCCGGTGACCAGGTCCCGCACCGGCGCGTGCGCGGGCAGCGATCCTGACTGCGCCCACTGCACCAGAGTTTCCAGTTCGATCGGGCCGCTCTCCCTCCCATCCGGCCCTCTTATCATGTACGCCATAGCTCGCCACTCGTCCCTCTGTAGTTGATACCCGAATCCCGAACCCGCCATAATATCAAAAGCACCTCGATGGCCGAAGATTTTCGCACCGGACTCAGTTTCGACGACGTTCTGCTTGTGCCGAGAAGGTCAGACGTGATCCCCGCCGACGTCGATACGTCCACCGAAATCCTGCCCGGACTCCAGCTCAGCATCCCCATAGTCAGCGCGCCGATGGACACTGTGACTGAGATGCGCCTGGCCATCGCGATTGCGCGCGAGGGAGGGGTTGGCGTGATCCACAGGAACATGTCGATCGCGCACCAGGCTGACCAGGTGGACCGGGTCAAGCGGTCGGAGCACGGGATCATCACCGATCCGATCAAGCTCACGGCGGACAAGAAGATCGGGGACGCGACAGAGCTCATGTCGCGCTTTCACATCTCCGGCGTTCCGATCGTCGACGACCACGACAAGCTGGTCGGCATCCTCACGAATCGTGACATTCGTTTTGTGACCGATTACGACAGGCTGATCAGCGAGCGCATGACGAGCAACGGCCTCATCACAGCGAAACCCGGCACGACGCTCGACCAAGCGCAGGAGCTTCTCGACGAGCACCGGATCGAAAAGCTGCCGATCATCGACGGGAACGGCATCCTGCAAGGGCTCATCACGATCAAGGACATCGAGAAGGTCAAGCGGTATCCGCAAGCGACCAAAGACGCCAAGGGGCGTCTCGTAGTCGGCGCGGCGATCGGTCCCCTGCGCGAGCCTTATCAAAGGGCGAAGGAGCTGTTCGAGGCTGGCGTCGACTTCGTAGTGATCGACGCGGCGCACGGCCAAAGCGAAGGCGTCATCGAATGCACTAAGATGCTGAAGGAGCGACTGCCTGATCTAAAGGTGATCTCCGGCAACGTAGCGACCAAGCAGGGCGTGCGAGACCTGCACGCGGTAGGCGCGGACGGTTTGCGCTTGGGGATCGGCGCGGGGTCGATCTGCACTACGCGCATCGTCGCCGGGATCGGCGTTCCGCAGTTTACGGCGGTGCTCGACTGTTGCGAAGAGGCGAACAAGCTCGGTATCCCGACGATCGCTGACGGCGGCGTCCGCTCATCGGGAGACATAGTGAAGTCGCTCGCCGCCGGCGCGTCCACGGTGATGATGGGCAACATGTTCGCCGGTTGCGACGAGTCGCCCGGCGAGACGGAGATCTACCGCAACCGCGCGTATAAAGTCTATCGGGGCATGGGCTCTGTCGCAGCCATCCAGCAAGGCTCAAGCGACCGGTACTTCCAAATGAAGGACAGCAGCACAGCGTCCGTTGCGCCAGAAGGCGTCGAGGGACGAGTCCCGTATAAAGGCCCGCTCGAAAGCACGATCGAGCAACTGATCGGCGGGCTGCGAAGCGGCATGGGGTACTGCGGCGCGGCCTCGCTTTCGGAGTTGGCCGCCACCGCCGATTTCATCCAGATCACCAACGCCGGTCTGCGCGAGTCGCACCCGCACGACGTCTGGATCACCAAAGAGCCGCCCAACTACTCCTCGCCGTTCGTTTCTCGCGACAGCGAATAGCAAAGTTCCCTCTCCCTTGGGGGAGGGCTAAGGAGGGGGCCAACAATAGTCGTATTTTCAACTTTGCCCGTTATAGGTAGTACTGCGCCCAGGAGGAGAGGACGTGGCCTTCCACTTATCGTTCTGGCCGCGCTGGCCGTTTCGGGATGCTATGAAACCAAAGCCGATCCGGAAGCCGAGAAACAGGGTCGAAGCTCCCTGCTCAATGAAGAGGTCGCCGAGATGCCCGACCAAGTCCTTGGCGATCCATAGGGTCAGTCGAGAGTTCCCAGTCGGAACTTACTTTATGATAATCTCGTAAATATCCACCATTGCTCCGAAGGATCGGAACGCGATAACCGGGTTTTCTGAAGGCTCCCGTTCAGAAATTGGTTGGGCAATTATTGTCTCCGAACGATCTGAACCTCGAGACAACCTAATGCGATCATCATACATTTCAATCCAAATCCAGTTATCTTCATCGACCACAAACGGTTCGCGTAGTCGAATTACATCTCGATCCCTGTGTCGCTTACTCTTCCGCTGGCCATCCTTCCCCAAGTAGTAGTCGCCTGTCTTAATGCTGAG includes the following:
- a CDS encoding SBBP repeat-containing protein yields the protein MRHISRINIRPFCIAAVLGVTSAAFGQVQEEWVARFDGADNSFDYAAAIALDSVGNVYVTGDSRGSSTGIDYATIKYDSNGNLLWERRYNGPGNDRDRATALDVDSAGNVYVTGDSWGTDTQIDFATLKYDTDGNLLWERRYSGPDNAYDSASAIAVDGTGNVYVTGTSAIVSDLDYMTLKYDTDGNLLWERRYSGPGNGFDGAVAVAIDDAGNVYVTGESNGSGSRADYVTIKYDTNGNILWEKRYNGPSNSFDEATALVVDSAGNVYVTGDSFGGIDTGEDYATIKYDTNGNLLWERRYNGPASGYDSAAALAVDSGGNVYITGSSSGSGTAKDYTTLKYDSNGSLLWVRRYSGPNNGNNVATALALDTAGNVYITGGSPNLAGDYEYATLKYNPNGNLLWEIRFHGPENISDVAVALALDRAGNVYVTGHSYSSGTFQDYATIKYSQSVEVLPDSYELFRGFLTGGGLAELLASDDSYLTVQPGITLNQAERQVQLVIVGTSPTETPTELQIRVEAHAEINNIGQWIELWNYDTSSWEEVDFMIATMADSIVEVSITTNPERFIEAGTKQMKAKVSYKEAGIVLSFPWLISFDETVWVIVP
- a CDS encoding S-layer homology domain-containing protein; protein product: MNRLLKTALITSLSAGLVMPAAAQSNFPDVPDNHWAYEALANLKGSVLFGYPDGLYRPSRPMSRAEFAVAINNLYSLAMGKMAGLSDQVNALDAYVKSLKTGATEEQMDELFGQIRAIRRIPDIKSLRADTASLMRLAKEFEKEMASFGVDVNAMQQELENLAGRVTRLEERSNSVNISGDLIFVGLAGHSTNGLWGLTKTGRIAGRKNFMSAGMDKTFQMYHNFNFTFSGQPDETTYWKASLNSSNAYSYDTLLDNWNRAMFGMPYGEPEITNFWFDEANMAFDTSIANQNVDVTVGRFYHSSGAFFLARPHYAEFYENPRVNNGQHVFDGVRTEFAFGNTDLTILLARVDDLKYTDGNDFTSLTGESLFGLELEFQLGADGRIKGVHYWEQDNDTDQFVGAGEDRMRTYGAQIDYFLDDFSVAGSFSQTDYYLGDSSVLSDDNTAASVSIRYDGGGTWGATGLYSMVEGNFGAQGSWGRLGPYFNPANIDVYGAEVWFDVSDRVGLRGSWKRYRPADAASMGAFGIMMGDDRITAVDVALDIDLNDRLYMSLGWENADGSLLGGDPVGLNWYSVDFNYAINGNAEIAVHYLFSDGRMPVTYGGITNKEWRGGILAFQATLRF
- a CDS encoding GNAT family N-acetyltransferase, giving the protein MQIRPAIPDDYPCLAEIQRASVDALLRPLYDGDAIDVWLQRIKPDKFVRAVDQGEVILLAEENRRPMGFVSYCSQGELLGMWYVHAQHTDRGVGRALLEAAEQALREAGCNEAFTEASIYAKPVFQALGWTAIDEYEKPAFGSQFRVTRMTKSLTETA
- a CDS encoding aldo/keto reductase, yielding MEYRSLGRTGVQVSNPCLGTMTFGWEPDDWGSTQTEAFKVADRAYELGINFFDCADIYARGISEKILGKWMKGKRDRLVIATKCHAKMHDTDPNAWGNSRRHIIEACHASLKRLGTDYIDLYQLHRPQPSIPIDESLRALDDLVKSGKVRYIGCSTFAGWQLAEAQYVAKCLGINGFVSEQPPFNLLDRRIERELLPFCRTYDWAVIPWSPLAGGQLSGKYLDRKPRKARYVKSDPAGRVNATTTKLVKRLKRIADSADMSLATLSLAWVTSQPGITVPIIGARTVSQLNESVKACQTVLEPDLLEKIDKVVEPGSHLLDYYTANFGPNVRPNV
- a CDS encoding DUF4190 domain-containing protein; translated protein: MAGSGFGYQLQRDEWRAMAYMIRGPDGRESGPIELETLVQWAQSGSLPAHAPVRDLVTGVVTVAGQMGELRSVYSGTDFSKVPEPVVAARSKGSALIPSGNPNALLAYYTGVASLIPCLGLLTGPVAIVLGFKGLRVYDENPAVFGKGHAIAGIVLGSVCFLANIVGLVWFRIIAQP
- the guaB gene encoding IMP dehydrogenase codes for the protein MAEDFRTGLSFDDVLLVPRRSDVIPADVDTSTEILPGLQLSIPIVSAPMDTVTEMRLAIAIAREGGVGVIHRNMSIAHQADQVDRVKRSEHGIITDPIKLTADKKIGDATELMSRFHISGVPIVDDHDKLVGILTNRDIRFVTDYDRLISERMTSNGLITAKPGTTLDQAQELLDEHRIEKLPIIDGNGILQGLITIKDIEKVKRYPQATKDAKGRLVVGAAIGPLREPYQRAKELFEAGVDFVVIDAAHGQSEGVIECTKMLKERLPDLKVISGNVATKQGVRDLHAVGADGLRLGIGAGSICTTRIVAGIGVPQFTAVLDCCEEANKLGIPTIADGGVRSSGDIVKSLAAGASTVMMGNMFAGCDESPGETEIYRNRAYKVYRGMGSVAAIQQGSSDRYFQMKDSSTASVAPEGVEGRVPYKGPLESTIEQLIGGLRSGMGYCGAASLSELAATADFIQITNAGLRESHPHDVWITKEPPNYSSPFVSRDSE